The following coding sequences are from one Kallotenue papyrolyticum window:
- a CDS encoding CHAT domain-containing protein has protein sequence MNADAILDRLLQNAAALDELGPLADAIADVVVQRLKQEADRHWAINPHRSLELADLIERIGATRGDVGQQALGVMARGDALKLLGHNQEAWAALEQAGAMFRTIGDDLGWARTRIGRLGLCVDLNRIAEALEDAAAARAIFAAYQDHDKLLRLDYNTAFVLCHLGDPQRALPLIQAALDTATRLGAAGEQYLSWLYTIQGFAYDGLGQLRAATDAYLRARAICEQRGEWNAAARVEHNLAYLAIAQGHYRAALRGLQRSYDLAAAEFPHIAAHARRDMLECYLALNRYAEARDLAQQVYEQWCALDAQYEAAVTLVLLATAEAELGHDEAARATLDRAEAIFAQLGASAWIMTVRLRRGRIALRQRDLATAEHEAATTAAWFAQAGQRVPQATAMLLLGQIAHARSDLTRAADCARAALRIAQQSHMPALRYAAHLLLGHIAAAQHQPGRAERRYRAAVATIERVQRGLTLTLRPSFLEDKHEPLHALITLYLRQGRLVRAFETLERTRALTLLGYLANREHLLWSADDPDSRLLIAELEQLRSEHHWFLRLLHETPGADDEVRPTITPDQARHELALRERRLRAITEQLYLRAGDDGFTRVEPIALSRIQAALDDDTLLIAFYTDRERIWAFSLDRTTLLVHPLAASVTDVNRLLSQFQTNVAATLREGPHTPLAGGLHMVAQRLLQRLYGMLLAGLGERLQGRRRLLGVPFGPLHYLPLHLLHNGSGYLIEQYEVVMLPSAALAARQGPARPPGARVLAHSWNNHLPQTLQEAGIVVRLFGGEILAEEAARRAALSAPPRQILHIAAHGQYRLDQPELSYIQLDDGQLYTDDLLQCDLSYELVTLSACETGRARIAGGDEPIGLGRGLLYAGAGALLLSLWRVADESTIRLMECFYRALHDGASKAAAIRAAQCALIAAQPHLHPAFWGAFQLIGDARPLQSMPPDA, from the coding sequence ATGAACGCTGACGCTATCCTTGATCGTCTGCTGCAGAACGCCGCCGCCCTGGACGAGCTTGGGCCGTTGGCGGACGCGATCGCCGATGTTGTCGTCCAGCGCCTTAAACAGGAGGCCGATCGCCACTGGGCGATCAATCCGCACCGCTCGCTGGAGCTGGCCGACCTGATCGAACGCATCGGTGCCACGCGCGGCGATGTTGGCCAGCAAGCGCTGGGGGTGATGGCACGGGGCGATGCGCTCAAGCTGCTGGGGCACAATCAGGAAGCCTGGGCCGCGCTGGAACAGGCCGGCGCCATGTTTCGCACCATCGGCGATGACCTTGGTTGGGCGCGTACCCGCATTGGCCGCCTGGGTCTGTGCGTCGATCTGAACCGTATCGCCGAGGCGCTGGAGGATGCCGCTGCCGCGCGCGCAATCTTTGCCGCCTACCAGGACCACGACAAGCTGCTGCGGCTCGATTACAACACCGCGTTCGTGCTGTGCCACCTGGGCGATCCCCAGCGCGCGCTCCCCCTAATCCAGGCGGCGCTGGATACGGCCACCCGCCTCGGCGCCGCGGGGGAACAATACCTCAGCTGGCTCTACACCATCCAGGGCTTTGCCTACGATGGCCTGGGCCAACTGCGCGCCGCGACCGACGCCTACCTGCGCGCGCGCGCCATCTGCGAACAACGCGGTGAATGGAACGCTGCCGCACGCGTCGAACACAACCTGGCCTATCTGGCCATTGCGCAGGGGCACTACCGCGCGGCGCTGCGCGGCCTGCAGCGCTCCTACGACCTGGCCGCCGCCGAGTTTCCGCACATCGCTGCCCACGCCCGGCGTGACATGCTCGAATGCTACCTGGCGCTCAACCGCTACGCCGAAGCGCGCGATCTGGCGCAGCAAGTGTATGAGCAATGGTGCGCGCTGGACGCACAATACGAGGCCGCCGTGACACTGGTGCTGCTGGCAACCGCCGAGGCCGAACTGGGACATGATGAGGCAGCCCGCGCCACGCTCGATCGCGCCGAGGCAATCTTTGCCCAACTGGGGGCGAGCGCTTGGATCATGACGGTACGCCTGCGGCGTGGACGGATTGCCCTGCGCCAGCGCGACCTGGCCACCGCCGAGCACGAAGCGGCCACGACCGCCGCCTGGTTTGCCCAGGCCGGTCAGCGCGTGCCGCAGGCCACCGCGATGCTCCTGCTCGGCCAAATCGCGCACGCCCGGAGCGATCTGACCCGCGCTGCCGACTGCGCGCGCGCGGCGCTACGCATCGCCCAACAGAGTCATATGCCGGCGCTGCGCTACGCGGCTCACCTGCTGCTCGGCCACATCGCCGCTGCCCAGCACCAGCCTGGACGTGCCGAACGGCGCTATCGCGCGGCGGTAGCCACCATCGAACGGGTCCAGCGCGGTCTGACGCTCACCCTGCGGCCCAGCTTTCTGGAAGACAAGCACGAACCGCTGCATGCCCTGATCACCCTCTACCTGCGCCAGGGCCGGCTCGTGCGTGCCTTCGAGACGCTAGAGCGCACCCGCGCGCTGACGTTGCTGGGCTACCTTGCCAACCGCGAACACCTGCTCTGGAGCGCTGACGATCCCGATAGTCGGCTGCTCATCGCCGAACTGGAGCAGCTCCGCAGCGAACACCACTGGTTCTTGCGCCTGCTGCATGAAACGCCCGGCGCGGACGATGAGGTGCGCCCGACGATCACCCCCGACCAGGCGCGCCACGAGCTTGCGCTGCGTGAACGCCGCCTGCGCGCGATCACCGAGCAGCTCTACCTGCGCGCCGGCGACGACGGCTTCACGCGCGTGGAGCCGATTGCGCTCAGCCGCATCCAGGCCGCGCTGGATGATGATACGTTGCTGATCGCCTTCTATACCGATCGCGAGCGCATCTGGGCCTTCAGCCTGGATCGCACTACGCTTCTGGTCCACCCGCTGGCGGCCAGCGTCACCGATGTCAACCGGCTCCTGAGTCAGTTCCAGACCAACGTCGCGGCCACCTTGCGCGAGGGACCGCACACCCCGCTGGCCGGTGGCCTCCATATGGTCGCGCAGCGCCTGTTGCAACGCCTCTACGGGATGCTCCTAGCCGGCCTCGGCGAGCGGTTGCAGGGCCGCCGCCGCCTGTTGGGCGTGCCCTTCGGCCCGCTGCACTACCTGCCACTGCACCTGCTGCATAACGGCAGCGGCTACCTGATCGAACAGTACGAAGTTGTGATGCTGCCGAGCGCGGCACTGGCGGCGCGCCAGGGACCGGCCCGTCCTCCAGGCGCGCGCGTGCTGGCCCATTCCTGGAACAACCATCTGCCGCAGACCTTGCAGGAGGCCGGCATCGTGGTACGTCTGTTCGGCGGCGAGATCCTGGCCGAAGAAGCGGCCCGCCGTGCGGCACTCTCCGCACCACCGCGTCAGATTCTGCACATTGCCGCGCACGGCCAGTACCGCCTCGACCAGCCAGAGCTGTCGTATATCCAGCTCGACGACGGCCAGCTCTACACCGATGATCTGCTGCAATGCGATCTGAGCTATGAGCTGGTGACGCTCTCGGCTTGCGAGACCGGGCGCGCGCGGATCGCCGGCGGCGACGAGCCGATCGGGCTGGGGCGCGGCCTGCTCTACGCCGGCGCCGGCGCGCTGCTGCTCAGCCTGTGGCGCGTCGCCGATGAGTCGACCATCCGACTCATGGAGTGTTTCTACCGCGCGCTGCACGATGGTGCTTCCAAGGCGGCAGCCATTCGTGCCGCGCAGTGCGCGCTGATCGCCGCGCAGCCGCACCTGCACCCGGCCTTCTGGGGCGCGTTCCAACTGATCGGTGACGCGCGGCCGCTCCAATCCATGCCGCCCGACGCGTGA